One window of Microbacterium sediminis genomic DNA carries:
- the fmt gene encoding methionyl-tRNA formyltransferase: MRLIFAGTPAAAVPSLRALHSSGHEIAAVVTRPDAPLGRKRVLTASPVGQAAAELGLPVIKTARLDAAATERIMALEPDLGVIVAYGGLVREPLLSGPAHGWINVHFSLLPRWRGAAPVQHTLIAGDARAGVTVFRLVPELDAGDVYATAEHGIDPDATAGQLLGSLSHVGAQLVREVVDTLAAGRARAHAQVGAVTLAPKLTLEDGRLDWHQPADAVRNRFRGVTPEPGAFTTVEGDRLKIHDLWAAPAGDDAALAPGAVAAIKGGILVGTGTAPVLVTRLQPAGRAEMPAADWFRGLRSTPRLGS; the protein is encoded by the coding sequence ATGAGGCTGATCTTCGCCGGCACCCCCGCCGCCGCCGTACCGTCGCTGCGCGCGCTGCACTCCTCGGGGCACGAGATCGCCGCGGTCGTCACGCGGCCGGACGCGCCCCTCGGTCGCAAGCGGGTGCTCACGGCGTCGCCGGTCGGCCAGGCCGCCGCCGAGCTCGGCCTGCCCGTGATCAAGACGGCACGGCTCGACGCCGCCGCGACCGAGCGGATCATGGCCCTCGAGCCGGACCTCGGCGTCATCGTCGCCTACGGCGGACTGGTCCGCGAGCCGTTGCTGTCGGGGCCGGCGCACGGCTGGATCAACGTGCACTTCTCGCTGCTGCCGCGCTGGCGCGGCGCCGCCCCCGTGCAGCACACGCTCATCGCGGGCGACGCCCGTGCCGGGGTCACGGTGTTCCGCCTCGTGCCGGAGCTCGACGCGGGCGACGTCTACGCCACGGCCGAGCATGGCATCGATCCCGACGCCACGGCGGGCCAGCTGCTCGGCTCCCTGAGCCACGTCGGCGCGCAGCTCGTGCGCGAGGTGGTCGACACCCTCGCCGCCGGTCGTGCGCGCGCCCACGCGCAGGTCGGCGCGGTCACCCTCGCGCCCAAGCTCACGCTGGAGGACGGCCGCCTCGACTGGCATCAGCCGGCCGACGCGGTGCGCAACCGCTTCCGCGGGGTCACGCCGGAGCCGGGCGCCTTCACCACGGTCGAGGGCGACCGCCTCAAGATCCACGACCTCTGGGCGGCGCCGGCCGGCGACGATGCGGCGCTCGCTCCCGGCGCCGTCGCCGCCATCAAGGGCGGCATCCTCGTGGGCACCGGCACCGCGCCGGTGCTCGTCACGCGGCTGCAGCCGGCCGGCCGCGCCGAGATGCCGGCGGCCGACTGGTTCCGCGGGCTGCGCTCGACCCCGCGGCTGGGCTCGTGA
- a CDS encoding RsmB/NOP family class I SAM-dependent RNA methyltransferase has product MRDEGGAPGRGRRAPQRRHAPRPRTEVQAARRVAFTVLRAVSADDAYANLLLPRELERAGLSGPDAGLATELAYGTLRRQGTYDAILAVAADRDPAEIDPAVRDALRLGIHQLMSTRVASHAAVNESVELAREAAGQGAAGFANAVLRRVSRDTPGEWMARIAAAARSDDERLGLTSSHPVWILRALRRALAAEGRESELDALLAADNASPRVSMVALPGLAEPREPGADYSPVGFRLDGGDPDPLVRASGGRLRVQDEGSQLVALALTRLRPVAPGERWLDLCAGPGGKTALLAAEALAGGATLEANEIVPARAGLVRRALAPVPLDVIVHERDGRELAADRAGEFDRILVDAPCTGLGALRRRPEARWRKQPSDVAALTALQEDLLLAAFEALRPGGVLAYVTCSPHLAETASVVSAACARLGDAAEQLDARVALQRVARRPLDLPAPVAGGRHAQLWPHRHGTDAMFLALIRKRA; this is encoded by the coding sequence GTGCGCGACGAGGGCGGCGCGCCCGGACGCGGCCGGCGCGCCCCGCAGCGCCGCCACGCGCCGCGCCCGCGCACGGAGGTCCAGGCCGCGCGGCGGGTCGCATTCACCGTGCTGCGCGCGGTGAGCGCGGACGACGCCTACGCGAACCTGCTGCTGCCGCGCGAGCTGGAGCGGGCGGGCCTGAGCGGTCCCGACGCCGGTCTGGCCACCGAGCTGGCCTACGGCACGCTGCGCCGCCAGGGCACGTACGACGCGATCCTCGCCGTCGCGGCCGACCGCGACCCGGCCGAGATCGACCCCGCCGTGCGCGACGCGCTGCGCCTGGGCATCCACCAGCTGATGTCCACCCGCGTCGCCTCGCACGCGGCCGTGAACGAGTCGGTCGAGCTGGCCCGCGAGGCCGCCGGCCAGGGCGCGGCCGGCTTCGCGAACGCCGTGCTGCGCCGCGTCTCGCGCGACACGCCGGGGGAGTGGATGGCGCGCATCGCCGCCGCCGCCCGCTCCGACGACGAGCGGCTCGGCCTCACGTCCTCGCACCCGGTGTGGATCCTCCGGGCGCTGCGTCGCGCGCTGGCCGCCGAGGGCCGCGAGAGCGAGCTGGACGCCCTGCTCGCGGCCGACAACGCATCGCCGCGCGTGTCCATGGTGGCGCTGCCCGGGCTCGCCGAGCCGCGCGAGCCCGGCGCGGACTACTCGCCGGTCGGCTTCCGGCTCGACGGCGGCGACCCCGACCCGCTCGTGCGCGCGTCGGGTGGGCGGCTGCGCGTGCAGGACGAGGGCTCGCAGCTCGTGGCCCTCGCACTCACCCGGCTGCGGCCCGTCGCCCCGGGCGAGCGCTGGCTCGACCTGTGCGCCGGCCCCGGCGGCAAGACGGCGCTGCTCGCGGCCGAGGCCCTCGCCGGCGGCGCCACGCTCGAGGCGAACGAGATCGTCCCGGCGCGGGCGGGGCTGGTGCGCCGCGCCCTCGCCCCCGTGCCGCTGGACGTGATCGTGCACGAGCGCGACGGGCGCGAGCTCGCCGCCGACCGCGCGGGAGAGTTCGACCGCATCCTCGTCGACGCGCCCTGCACGGGCCTGGGCGCCCTGCGCCGCCGCCCGGAGGCCCGGTGGCGCAAGCAGCCGTCCGATGTCGCCGCGCTCACGGCGCTGCAGGAGGATCTCCTCCTCGCCGCGTTCGAGGCCCTCCGGCCCGGCGGCGTGCTCGCCTACGTGACGTGCTCGCCGCACCTGGCCGAGACGGCCTCCGTCGTCAGCGCCGCGTGCGCGCGCCTGGGCGATGCCGCCGAGCAGCTCGACGCGCGGGTGGCGCTGCAGCGGGTCGCCCGACGGCCGCTCGACCTGCCCGCCCCGGTGGCGGGCGGGCGGCACGCGCAGCTGTGGCCGCACCGGCACGGCACCGATGCGATGTTCCTCGCCCTGATCCGGAAGCGCGCATGA
- a CDS encoding MFS transporter: MTGPDREARRARAAVSAWFFLNGATWANLVPHFPEIKAELGLSNAFYGLAISATAIGSVLVGLSAGWFVQRFGSARTAAYAMVLSTIAAAVAGIAPTGVLFALGLFVVGATDSITDVGQNSHGLRVQRRLGRSIINSFHAMWSIGAVSGGLLAAAVLALGIPRQWHLGVLAAIISVCGLVALRFALPGPDGADVAEEHAVVHAGRWSRGRVVGVVTALVVIAIIGALVEDAGSTWAAVYLATELGAAPAVAAWGYVALLAAQTVGRFAGDALIDRFGQRLVTQLGGLLIALGLGGALLFPSIPGTIVGFALAGLGCATMIPTAMHEADAIPGLRPGTGLTIVSWLLRIGFLVSPPVVGLIADATAIRFGLAVVPVGGAIVIALALVLPRRHTKE, encoded by the coding sequence ATGACGGGTCCCGATCGCGAGGCGCGCCGGGCGCGCGCCGCCGTCTCCGCCTGGTTCTTCCTCAACGGCGCCACCTGGGCGAACCTCGTGCCGCACTTCCCCGAGATCAAGGCCGAGCTCGGCCTGAGCAACGCCTTCTACGGCCTCGCGATCTCGGCCACCGCGATCGGCTCGGTGCTCGTCGGCCTGAGCGCCGGCTGGTTCGTGCAGCGCTTCGGGTCGGCGCGCACGGCCGCGTACGCCATGGTGCTCTCGACCATCGCGGCGGCCGTCGCGGGCATCGCCCCCACGGGCGTCCTCTTCGCGCTCGGCCTGTTCGTCGTGGGCGCGACCGACTCGATCACCGACGTGGGGCAGAACTCCCACGGCCTGCGGGTGCAGCGCCGGCTCGGACGCTCCATCATCAACTCGTTCCACGCCATGTGGTCGATCGGCGCCGTCTCCGGCGGCCTGCTGGCGGCCGCGGTGCTGGCGCTCGGGATCCCGCGGCAGTGGCACCTCGGGGTGCTCGCGGCGATCATCTCGGTGTGCGGCCTCGTGGCGCTGCGCTTCGCCCTGCCCGGCCCCGACGGCGCGGACGTGGCCGAGGAGCACGCCGTCGTGCACGCGGGACGCTGGTCGCGCGGCCGCGTGGTGGGCGTCGTGACCGCGCTCGTGGTGATCGCGATCATCGGCGCGCTCGTGGAGGACGCCGGCAGCACCTGGGCGGCGGTCTACCTCGCCACCGAGCTCGGCGCCGCCCCCGCCGTGGCCGCGTGGGGGTACGTGGCGCTGCTGGCCGCGCAGACCGTGGGCCGCTTCGCGGGCGACGCGCTCATCGATCGCTTCGGCCAGCGGCTCGTGACGCAGCTCGGCGGCCTGCTCATCGCCCTGGGGCTCGGCGGCGCGCTGCTGTTCCCGAGCATCCCCGGCACCATCGTGGGCTTCGCGCTGGCGGGCCTCGGCTGCGCGACGATGATCCCCACCGCGATGCACGAGGCCGACGCGATCCCCGGCCTGCGCCCGGGCACGGGTCTGACGATCGTGTCGTGGCTGCTGCGGATCGGCTTCCTCGTGTCGCCGCCCGTGGTCGGCCTCATCGCGGATGCCACCGCGATCCGCTTCGGCCTCGCCGTCGTGCCGGTCGGCGGCGCGATCGTCATCGCCCTGGCCCTCGTCCTTCCCCGCCGGCACACGAAGGAGTGA
- the rpe gene encoding ribulose-phosphate 3-epimerase: MTLPDAPRINPSILSADFANMQSELARIAGADFAHVDVMDNHFVPNLTFGPQMVERIQATSPIPLDVHLMIDDPDRWAPGYAELGAASVTFHLEAAADPLALAARLRSIGSRAGVAVKPATGVEQLFDHLDAFDQILVMTVEPGFGGQSFLADQMPKLRRLAGEARRRGSDVWLQVDGGISADTIAQAAEAGADTFVAGSAVYGADDIDAAIARLRSEAAAHRHGPRGGAAPAAGSLDG; encoded by the coding sequence ATGACGCTGCCCGACGCCCCCCGGATCAACCCGAGCATCCTCTCGGCCGACTTCGCGAACATGCAGTCGGAGCTCGCCCGCATCGCGGGCGCCGACTTCGCGCACGTCGACGTGATGGACAACCACTTCGTGCCCAACCTCACGTTCGGGCCGCAGATGGTCGAGCGGATCCAGGCGACGAGCCCGATCCCGCTCGACGTGCACCTGATGATCGACGACCCCGACCGCTGGGCGCCCGGCTACGCGGAGCTGGGGGCGGCATCGGTCACGTTCCACCTCGAGGCCGCCGCCGACCCGCTCGCCCTCGCGGCACGGCTGCGGTCGATCGGCTCGCGCGCCGGCGTGGCTGTCAAGCCGGCCACCGGGGTCGAGCAGCTCTTCGACCACCTGGACGCGTTCGATCAGATCCTCGTCATGACGGTCGAGCCGGGCTTCGGCGGGCAGTCCTTCCTGGCCGATCAGATGCCCAAGCTGCGCCGTCTGGCCGGCGAGGCACGCCGGCGCGGCTCGGACGTGTGGCTGCAGGTGGACGGCGGCATCTCGGCCGACACGATCGCGCAGGCGGCCGAGGCCGGGGCCGACACGTTCGTCGCCGGCTCGGCCGTGTACGGCGCCGACGACATCGACGCGGCGATCGCGCGGCTGCGCAGCGAGGCCGCCGCGCACCGGCACGGCCCGCGCGGCGGCGCGGCGCCGGCAGCGGGTAGCCTTGACGGGTGA
- a CDS encoding phosphoribosyl-ATP diphosphatase, producing MKTFDELFAELTEKAQTRPEGSGTVRELDAGVHAIGKKIVEEAAEVWMAAEYQSDAEAAEEISQLLYHLQVMMIAKGLTPADVYRHL from the coding sequence GTGAAGACCTTCGACGAACTGTTCGCCGAGCTGACCGAGAAGGCGCAGACGCGCCCCGAGGGCTCCGGCACCGTCCGTGAGCTCGACGCCGGCGTCCACGCCATCGGCAAGAAGATCGTCGAGGAGGCCGCCGAGGTGTGGATGGCCGCCGAGTACCAGTCCGACGCCGAGGCCGCCGAGGAGATCTCGCAGCTGCTGTACCACCTGCAGGTGATGATGATCGCCAAGGGCCTGACGCCGGCGGACGTCTACCGACATCTCTGA
- the hisG gene encoding ATP phosphoribosyltransferase, whose protein sequence is MLRIAVPNKGALSETAIAMLAEAGYATRRDSKQLHLIDAANDVEFFYLRPRDIATYVASGALDVGITGRDLLLDTRMPAREIEALGFGNSTFRLAARPGRFSRIEDLEGVRVATAFPGLVDALLDERGVAVDIVPLDGAVESAVELGVADAVADVVETGTTLRQAGLEIFGDVLMESEAVLIGAPTEAPGTDRLLRRLRGVMVARRYVMVDYDLPVALLDQATEIAGGIESPTVSPLRDPEWVAVRVMVPRKGMNRVMDELYELGARAILVTAIDNARL, encoded by the coding sequence ATGCTCCGCATCGCCGTTCCCAACAAGGGAGCCCTGTCCGAGACCGCCATCGCCATGCTCGCGGAGGCGGGCTACGCCACGCGCCGCGACTCCAAGCAGCTGCATCTGATCGACGCGGCCAACGACGTCGAGTTCTTCTACCTGCGCCCGCGCGACATCGCCACCTACGTCGCCTCCGGCGCGCTCGACGTCGGCATCACGGGGCGCGACCTGCTGCTCGACACCCGCATGCCGGCCCGCGAGATCGAGGCGCTCGGCTTCGGCAACTCCACGTTCCGCCTCGCCGCCCGCCCCGGCCGGTTCTCGCGCATCGAGGACCTCGAGGGCGTGCGTGTCGCCACCGCCTTCCCGGGTCTCGTCGACGCGCTGCTGGACGAGCGCGGCGTGGCCGTCGACATCGTGCCGCTGGACGGCGCGGTCGAGTCGGCCGTGGAGCTCGGTGTGGCCGATGCCGTGGCCGACGTGGTCGAGACCGGCACGACGCTGCGCCAGGCCGGGCTGGAGATCTTCGGCGACGTGCTCATGGAGTCCGAGGCCGTGCTCATCGGCGCGCCCACCGAGGCGCCCGGCACCGACCGGCTGCTGCGTCGCCTGCGCGGCGTCATGGTCGCCCGCCGGTACGTGATGGTCGACTACGACCTGCCCGTGGCGCTGCTGGACCAGGCCACCGAGATCGCCGGCGGCATCGAGTCGCCCACGGTGTCGCCGCTGCGCGATCCCGAATGGGTGGCCGTGCGGGTGATGGTGCCCCGAAAGGGCATGAACCGCGTGATGGACGAGCTCTACGAGCTCGGCGCCCGCGCGATCCTCGTGACCGCGATCGACAACGCGAGGCTCTGA
- the hisF gene encoding imidazole glycerol phosphate synthase subunit HisF, translated as MSVVTRVIPCLDVAAGRVVKGVNFENLREMGDPVELARRYFEQGADEVTFLDVTATVEERGTMYDVVQRTAEEVFIPLTVGGGVRTDEDVARLLGVGADKVGVNSAAIRRPALLNEIADRFGAQVLVLSLDVKRSPRTPSGFVVTTHGGRQETDLDALAWAREAIERGAGELLVNSIDADGTKQGFDLELVGLMREVATVPVIASGGAGDVSHFAPAVRAGADAVLAASVFHSGQMTVGDVKSALRTEGIPVR; from the coding sequence ATGTCGGTCGTGACCCGCGTCATCCCGTGCCTGGACGTCGCGGCCGGGCGCGTGGTGAAGGGCGTCAACTTCGAGAACCTGCGCGAGATGGGCGATCCCGTCGAGCTCGCGCGGCGGTACTTCGAGCAGGGCGCCGACGAGGTGACCTTCCTCGACGTGACCGCGACCGTCGAGGAGCGCGGCACGATGTACGACGTCGTGCAGCGCACCGCCGAGGAGGTCTTCATCCCGCTGACCGTGGGCGGCGGCGTCCGCACCGACGAGGACGTCGCGCGGCTGCTGGGCGTGGGCGCCGACAAGGTGGGCGTCAACTCGGCGGCGATCCGCCGGCCGGCGCTGCTGAACGAGATCGCCGACCGCTTCGGCGCACAGGTGCTCGTGCTCTCGCTCGACGTGAAGCGGTCGCCGCGCACGCCGTCGGGGTTCGTCGTCACGACGCACGGGGGCCGGCAAGAGACCGACCTCGACGCGCTCGCGTGGGCGCGCGAGGCCATCGAGCGCGGCGCGGGGGAGCTGCTCGTGAACTCGATCGACGCCGACGGCACCAAGCAGGGCTTCGACCTCGAGCTGGTCGGACTCATGCGCGAGGTGGCGACCGTTCCCGTCATCGCCTCGGGCGGCGCGGGCGACGTGTCGCACTTCGCGCCCGCCGTACGAGCGGGCGCCGACGCCGTGCTGGCCGCGAGCGTGTTCCACTCGGGCCAGATGACCGTGGGCGACGTGAAGTCCGCCCTGCGCACGGAGGGGATCCCGGTCCGATGA
- the hisI gene encoding phosphoribosyl-AMP cyclohydrolase, which translates to MTQPADVEAQLDKVAFNADGLVPAVVQQVDTLEVLMLAWMDREALRRTLTGGRAVYWSRSRGVYWRKGDTSGHIQEVRGVRIDCDGDTVLLLVDQTGAACHTGTHTCFDTDERDLLRADR; encoded by the coding sequence ATGACTCAGCCCGCGGACGTCGAGGCACAGCTCGACAAGGTCGCGTTCAACGCCGACGGGCTCGTGCCGGCCGTCGTGCAGCAGGTCGACACGCTCGAGGTGCTCATGCTCGCGTGGATGGACCGCGAGGCGCTGCGACGCACCCTCACCGGCGGGCGCGCCGTGTACTGGTCGCGCTCGCGCGGCGTGTACTGGCGCAAGGGCGACACGTCCGGTCACATCCAGGAGGTGCGCGGCGTGCGCATCGACTGCGACGGCGACACCGTGCTGCTGCTCGTCGACCAGACCGGGGCCGCGTGCCACACGGGCACGCACACCTGCTTCGACACCGACGAGCGCGACCTGCTGCGGGCGGATCGCTGA
- a CDS encoding Trp biosynthesis-associated membrane protein, translating to MGAIGRIDAWANRRGRSLSVLLLLAGGAVLMIGSTQTWFTAELSDASLPVSGAAAAPVLQPLTLAVLALALVLALAGTVLRYVLGLLANLLGFVLIVMIGRIAFTPPVSAVASTVTEHTGLAGEEAVSELVRSIVATPWPVLSLVAAALVVLGGATVISTARHWKRSGRRYETAHAAPADGPLDAIDSWDDLSHGQDPTSR from the coding sequence ATGGGCGCGATCGGGCGGATCGACGCCTGGGCGAATCGGCGCGGCCGCTCGCTCTCGGTGCTGCTCCTGCTGGCCGGCGGCGCCGTGCTGATGATCGGCTCGACGCAGACCTGGTTCACCGCGGAGCTCTCCGATGCGAGCCTGCCCGTGTCGGGCGCGGCCGCGGCGCCCGTGCTGCAGCCGCTCACGCTCGCCGTGCTGGCCCTCGCGCTGGTGCTCGCGCTGGCGGGCACCGTGCTGCGCTATGTGCTCGGCCTGCTGGCGAACCTGCTGGGCTTCGTGCTCATCGTGATGATCGGCCGGATCGCGTTCACGCCGCCGGTCTCGGCCGTGGCCTCGACCGTCACCGAGCACACGGGGCTCGCGGGGGAGGAGGCCGTGAGCGAGCTCGTGCGCTCCATCGTCGCCACCCCGTGGCCGGTGCTCTCCCTGGTGGCGGCCGCGCTCGTGGTGCTCGGAGGCGCGACGGTGATCTCCACCGCGCGACACTGGAAGCGCTCGGGCCGCCGCTACGAGACCGCGCACGCGGCACCCGCCGACGGTCCGCTCGATGCGATCGACTCCTGGGACGACCTGAGCCACGGCCAGGACCCCACCAGCCGCTGA
- a CDS encoding HGxxPAAW family protein, which translates to MSNPLADPGHGHSPAAWTTVLIMLVGLAIGTVALFLGSWPVVAVGAVIVVLGPIAGWIVSKAGYGVNGPKYSSKAH; encoded by the coding sequence ATGAGCAACCCCCTCGCCGACCCCGGTCACGGACACTCGCCCGCCGCCTGGACGACCGTCCTCATCATGCTGGTCGGTCTCGCGATCGGCACGGTGGCGCTGTTCCTCGGATCGTGGCCGGTCGTCGCCGTGGGCGCCGTGATCGTCGTGCTCGGCCCCATCGCGGGGTGGATCGTGTCGAAGGCCGGCTACGGCGTGAACGGACCGAAGTACTCGTCCAAGGCGCACTGA
- the trpC gene encoding indole-3-glycerol phosphate synthase TrpC — MSLLAELTAGSVEDAEVRRARRPLAEVERLALAQAPARDALTALAPAAGVKVIAEVKRASPSRGDLAAIPDPAHQAGLYERGGASAISVLTEQRRFKGSLDDLTAVKAAVGLPVLRKDFIATPYQVLEARAAGADLVLLIVAALEQPVLEELYALIVELGMTPLVEAHSADEVARAAQLGAKLIGVNARDLATFELDRDLFGRLVEGIPADAIKVAESAVLTPADVAHYRAAGADAVLIGEALVTGDPVSTLRTFLEA; from the coding sequence ATGTCGCTCCTGGCGGAACTGACCGCCGGATCGGTCGAGGACGCGGAGGTCCGCAGGGCGCGGCGGCCCCTCGCCGAGGTGGAGCGCCTCGCCCTCGCGCAGGCGCCCGCGCGCGACGCGCTGACCGCCCTGGCCCCCGCGGCCGGGGTGAAGGTGATCGCCGAGGTCAAGCGGGCCAGCCCCTCGCGCGGCGACCTCGCCGCGATCCCGGACCCCGCGCACCAGGCCGGGCTCTACGAGCGGGGCGGCGCGTCCGCGATCAGCGTGCTCACCGAGCAGCGCCGCTTCAAGGGGTCGCTCGACGATCTCACCGCCGTCAAGGCGGCCGTGGGCCTGCCGGTGCTGCGCAAGGACTTCATCGCGACGCCCTACCAGGTGCTCGAGGCCCGCGCCGCCGGCGCCGACCTCGTGCTGCTCATCGTGGCCGCGCTCGAGCAGCCGGTGCTCGAGGAGCTGTATGCGCTGATCGTCGAGCTTGGCATGACGCCGCTCGTCGAGGCGCACTCCGCCGACGAGGTCGCGCGCGCCGCCCAGCTCGGCGCGAAGCTGATCGGCGTCAACGCCCGCGACCTGGCCACCTTCGAGCTCGATCGCGACCTCTTCGGCCGGCTCGTCGAGGGCATCCCCGCCGACGCGATCAAGGTGGCCGAGTCCGCCGTGCTCACGCCGGCCGACGTGGCGCACTACCGCGCGGCGGGTGCCGACGCCGTCCTCATCGGCGAGGCGCTCGTCACGGGCGACCCCGTCTCGACCCTGCGTACCTTCCTGGAGGCCTGA
- the trpB gene encoding tryptophan synthase subunit beta: MPLRDQPGPFFGEFGGRYMPESLIAAIDELAAAHTAAMADPSFHAELNALLADYAGRPSALTEVPRFAEHAGGARIFLKREDLNHTGSHKINNVLGQALLTRRLGKTRVIAETGAGQHGVATATAAALFGMDCTIYMGEVDTERQALNVARMRLLGAEVIPVTTGSRTLKDAINEAYRDWVASVETTNYIFGTAAGPHPFPAMVRDFQKVISEEARAQLIERAGRLPDAVLACVGGGSNAIGMFDAFIDDEDVALYGVEAAGDGVDTPRHAASIERGRPGVLHGARTYVLQDEDGQTVESHSISAGLDYPGVGPEHSWLASIGRATYIPATDDEAMQALRLLSRTEGIIPAIESAHALAGALRIGRELGPDAVLAVCLSGRGDKDMDTAARYFGLYDEGADA, translated from the coding sequence ATGCCCCTGCGCGACCAGCCCGGCCCCTTCTTCGGCGAGTTCGGCGGGCGCTACATGCCCGAGTCGCTCATCGCGGCGATCGACGAGCTCGCCGCCGCCCACACGGCCGCGATGGCCGATCCGTCGTTCCACGCCGAGCTGAACGCCCTCCTCGCCGACTACGCCGGCCGGCCCTCGGCGCTGACCGAGGTGCCGCGCTTCGCCGAGCACGCCGGGGGAGCGCGCATCTTCCTCAAGCGCGAGGACCTCAACCACACGGGCAGCCACAAGATCAACAACGTGCTCGGCCAGGCGCTGCTCACCCGGCGCCTCGGCAAGACCCGCGTGATCGCCGAGACGGGAGCGGGCCAGCACGGCGTCGCCACCGCCACCGCCGCGGCGCTGTTCGGCATGGACTGCACGATCTACATGGGCGAGGTCGACACCGAGCGCCAGGCGCTCAACGTGGCCCGCATGCGCCTGCTCGGGGCCGAGGTGATCCCGGTGACCACCGGATCGCGCACCCTCAAGGACGCGATCAACGAGGCCTACCGCGACTGGGTGGCCAGCGTCGAGACCACCAACTACATCTTCGGCACCGCCGCCGGCCCGCACCCGTTCCCCGCGATGGTGCGCGACTTCCAGAAGGTGATCTCCGAGGAGGCCCGCGCCCAGCTGATCGAGCGCGCCGGTCGCCTGCCCGACGCGGTGCTCGCCTGCGTGGGCGGCGGATCGAACGCGATCGGCATGTTCGACGCCTTCATCGACGACGAGGACGTGGCCCTGTACGGCGTCGAGGCGGCCGGCGACGGCGTCGACACCCCGCGTCACGCCGCCTCCATCGAGCGCGGACGCCCCGGCGTGCTGCACGGCGCCCGCACCTACGTGCTGCAGGACGAGGACGGCCAGACCGTCGAGTCCCACTCGATCTCGGCCGGACTGGACTACCCGGGTGTCGGGCCCGAGCACTCCTGGCTGGCCTCGATCGGCCGCGCCACCTACATCCCCGCGACCGACGACGAGGCCATGCAGGCGCTGCGCCTGCTGAGCCGCACCGAGGGCATCATCCCCGCCATCGAGTCCGCCCACGCCCTCGCCGGCGCGCTGCGGATCGGGCGCGAGCTCGGCCCCGACGCGGTGCTCGCCGTGTGCCTCTCGGGCCGCGGCGACAAGGACATGGACACGGCCGCCCGCTACTTCGGGCTCTACGACGAGGGAGCGGACGCATGA
- the trpA gene encoding tryptophan synthase subunit alpha produces MTSAVERAIDAARAEGRIAFVGYLPAGYPDVPTSIDAAVALAEAGADVIELGPPYSDPVMDGPVIQEATNAVLESGFRTRDLFEVVRGVTARTDVPVLVMTYWNLVVQYGIDRYADDLAAAGGAGLITPDITPDAADEWIAASERTGLDRVFLAAPTSTDERLDMIRDASRGFVYTVSTMGITGERAELDKAARTLVARLRERGVTRACVGIGVSTPEHVAGIAEYADGAIVGTALVRALRDGGVAGLSEVARALVAGTSR; encoded by the coding sequence ATGACCTCTGCGGTCGAACGCGCGATCGATGCGGCGCGGGCCGAGGGGCGCATCGCCTTCGTCGGCTACCTGCCCGCCGGCTACCCCGACGTCCCGACGTCGATCGACGCCGCGGTCGCGCTGGCCGAGGCCGGCGCCGACGTCATCGAGCTCGGTCCGCCGTACAGCGATCCGGTGATGGACGGCCCGGTCATCCAGGAGGCCACGAACGCGGTGCTGGAGTCCGGCTTCCGCACCCGCGACCTGTTCGAGGTCGTGCGCGGCGTGACGGCCCGCACGGACGTGCCGGTGCTCGTGATGACCTACTGGAACCTCGTGGTGCAGTACGGCATCGACCGCTACGCCGACGACCTGGCTGCCGCCGGCGGCGCCGGTCTCATCACGCCCGACATCACGCCCGACGCCGCGGACGAGTGGATCGCCGCCTCGGAGCGCACGGGGCTGGACCGCGTGTTCCTCGCGGCGCCCACGTCGACCGACGAGCGCCTCGACATGATCCGCGACGCCTCGCGCGGCTTCGTCTACACGGTGTCGACCATGGGCATCACGGGCGAGCGCGCCGAGCTGGACAAGGCCGCCCGCACCCTCGTGGCGCGGCTGCGCGAGCGCGGCGTGACGCGCGCGTGCGTGGGCATCGGCGTGTCCACGCCGGAGCACGTCGCGGGCATCGCCGAGTACGCGGACGGCGCGATCGTCGGCACGGCGCTCGTGCGCGCGCTGCGCGACGGGGGAGTGGCCGGCCTGAGCGAGGTCGCCCGCGCCCTCGTGGCCGGCACCTCGCGCTGA